CCAGGCACACAGGTGGGTCAATTTTATTCCGGCTCTGGTGGGTCAAATGAATTCCGGCGTTGACACCTCGTGTAAAATCTTCCGTCACGGCGCCTATGGATTTTGCCTCACTCGTTCAGCAATTCTCATAGGATTCTCCGCTCCCGGGACATTGCATCTCCTGATTGAAACAAACTTTCCTCTCGGGTAAGATATAGTTAAAAAGTATCATATTATTCCAATAATTGATGCTTGTTTTAGGAAGTGTGAATGGGATACAGGGAAATTCGAACTCTACGATAGACCTATCTCTTTAGCGTAAGAGCTCCAAGGGTTTCGGCTGATTCAATCTGATAGATTCAGGGAGATGAACCGTTGCCATGCTCGCGGAAGCCATCATCCGTATTGGGCGGCCGTTGGCGCAAAGTCCGATGAAGCCGACCGAGCGCATCCGCTGGTTGACAGACGTCGACAATGAAAATTGCAAAAATTACTTCCAGAATGTCTGGGTGGTGGAGCTTGCACCAGAAGAAGTACTAGACACCTTGCATTACATGCAGCTAGGGGAGTGGACAGGGGAAGGTAAGAATGCCGTCTTCGAAGTAGACGCCAGGAGAAGTACTTCATTTCCGTTCCATTTTCCCAATGGAGGAAATCCCTTGAAAGCGCAGGGCATCTATCCTCTGCCCTGCTACCTGATGTGGGATGCACATATCAAGGAAATGCAAGATCCCGGGACCTTCGCTGCCGAAGTACTGATGCCCCGGCTGTCGCGAACGGTTCCCTATTTCGGCGCAGACGAATCAGAGTTGGGCCTGATCGCCCGACGGGTGTCCAATCTGCTCGCGAAGGAATGCAACAAGTGGTCGAACAATGAGAGGCAGCTCGGCATCCTGATGATCGTCGACCCGGAGCTGAAATGTTTCCGTTACGAGGAGCAGCCGGGAGACCTGACAGTACAGGAAAGCGGTATCCGTCCTGGAACCTGGATCGTTCTGGACAGCGAAACTACGCTGGCATGGATCCGCGAGGCGAAGGTACGCGAAGCGACGGAACTGGGAGAAGCTACAGACCAGATCTCGACATTCACGAATCGGCGGGCGGACCGGGTCGTATCCCTCTACAACAAATCTTGGCTGTGGCTTGCGCCCACCTGGGAAATGCCGCGTTCAATCTACTGGAAGGACGATGAGTGGACCAAAGGCATCAAGGCTGATCCGGAATCGTACGAGTACTTCTACTACGGCACACAATTCATGAAAGCGATTCAGGTGCCGGTAAGTTCAACTACGCTCAAGGAAATGTTCGCGCCGGTCATGCACGCGGAAGCCCGCAAACATATCCGGGCGAGCAGTTATGAGCAAATTTACGGCATTCCGATGTTGCTCCCTCTGCTGGATGGAGATTCAGAGCAACAGTATCGCAAATACCGGCAGATGCTTCGTCCGCAGGAAGACGAGACGAGAAGCGCGTTGCATCTGCGTCTGCTGGCAGGTATCGATCGGTTCATTCCCCGCAGCGGCGACGATTATCGGTTGACCATCCTGTATTATTCCGGTGATCTGTCGCGGGGGAACATGCACATCCGCGCCGTGATCGAAGACGTCGTTCCCAGCGTGGCCGCAACCATTCAGGACATTATGGCTGGTATTCAAAGCCGTGACATTCCGCAATTGATCCGGGCGCTGGGACTTCCGGATCCGTTCGTTTTGCATGCGCTCGACGATTTGCCCTCCATGCTGGCCAATGCCTTCGGTCCGGGTTATGTATGGGATTCGCTTCAGAAAGTGCTGCATCGCCAACCCATTCGCATCGAGCGCGTGCATGAGATGACCGCACGCAAATGCAACGACAGCGCGAAGCAGGAAAAATGGCACCACGTGAGATGCGAATTGCTGTTCTATTGGGCATTCCTGAGTTTCGCTGATCAATATGCCCGGCAGATTGCGGGAGAGGAGAAGGGGTGCAAGACGGTGAATTGGCAACAGCTCCTGGCGGATTATCAGGAGGGACGGTGGCAGGATGACCGGGAATGGTCTGTCACCGAACTCGGGTTCATCAGCGGACTGCTGGCCCGGCAGTTTGAAAACTCGTACCACAAGAAAGTGAACAGCTCCTATGTCCGGAAACGGCTGCTCAACTTCGGAAGCAAGCTGACGCCACAGATGGTATGGCAAAATGGACTGATTGAATTTCAGAAGCTGATCGAACAGCGGGATTTGCTGATCGGCAAGAATTTCGCGCCGGCTCTCGCGCGGGCGTTGCTCCTGTTCCCGAAATATCAGGCCGAAGGCTTGTTGGACAAGCATCGTCATGAATTCATCAGCACCTTCTGGTCCGGATACCTCATGTACAAGAAACCGGATCAGGAACCGATCACGAATGCCGGACAACCTGAGGGAGGGGAAGACCATGACCGTTCGCAACAGTGAATTCGTATTTGTCAAATCTGTCAAGGACGGTATACCGAACCGGGATCCGCTGAACGACAGCGACGCCCGTCGTCTGTTCCCCGAGGAAGACGGTCGGATCTCGCTCAGCGATGTCAGCATCAAGCGGGATGTCAGGGACTACGTGCTGTCGCTTTATCCCGACGGAGGTCCAGACAAGAAGTACTTCATTTTCGTGCAACCGGTCATGAATGACAAGGGCAAGCTGCTCGGACGCGGCGGTCTGGCCGAGAAAATCGCGGCTGATGCAGGGCAGACGGAGATGTTCAAGAAAGACCCGCAGGCCGTACTGCTGAATCACAGTTTTGACGTCCGCACGTTCGGCATCGTGTATTCCGTGAAGAATATTTCGTTCCATCTGACAGGGCCTGTACAATTCGGTTGGGCGCATTCCATGCATCCCGTCGACACGCACTATGTGCAGGGGACGGTCGTCATGCCGAGCACGGAGGGCGCGAAAGAAGATGAAGGAAAGTCCCAGGGCACGATCTGGACGACTTACACGCTTCCGTTCGCCGTGTTCGCCATGCCCGGCGTCATTAATCATCACCTTGCTTCCAAGACGGGCATGACCGAGGAGGATCAGGAACTGCTGCTCAGGGCGCTCTGGCAAGGCACGCAGCATCGTCAGGCCCGCGGCAGGGGCTT
This is a stretch of genomic DNA from Bacillus thermozeamaize. It encodes these proteins:
- a CDS encoding CRISPR-associated protein Csh2 → MTVRNSEFVFVKSVKDGIPNRDPLNDSDARRLFPEEDGRISLSDVSIKRDVRDYVLSLYPDGGPDKKYFIFVQPVMNDKGKLLGRGGLAEKIAADAGQTEMFKKDPQAVLLNHSFDVRTFGIVYSVKNISFHLTGPVQFGWAHSMHPVDTHYVQGTVVMPSTEGAKEDEGKSQGTIWTTYTLPFAVFAMPGVINHHLASKTGMTEEDQELLLRALWQGTQHRQARGRGLQQSLFLIHVEYRDPHYRIGYLEDMIRLLPDRETWTAADRRPSSLKDITLDVTGLMERLDQEKDRIARCRIWVNPSLDVKGNIDPYRQPLW